From the Naumovozyma dairenensis CBS 421 chromosome 10, complete genome genome, the window GGGAGCGCTTAAGGTGTGTTTTTCGAAAATTGAACAAGCTACTAGTCCGCCCATGTAATTCCTTCTAGAACCCAGACATCCGAAAAAATCTTGACATTTTAGCTTTTCGCACAGTGGTAGCGCCGCACCAAAGCGGCTTTTTCTTGTACTATCTTTGCGGATTGTAATTCCTACTTGCCGCCCATGGGATTCGGAACAGACATAAATTGTAGTTCCTACTTGACACCCATGGGGTTCGAACAGACAGCAATTGTGTACACACAATGGTCTTCTGGCCATCGCAAGTCAGATCAAAGTTCGATCGTAAGTATCTTACAAAGTTATAGTGGTTACctatcaatattattacacTGTCATGATCAGAATTTATCAGAGAGTGACATAGTTGGAAAGGAAGTTTGTATAGTTAATATTGTGTGAGTGAATATATGTAGCCCGGATCAACCCCTTGAACCGCGGTGTGGAATATATAAGTGGACATTGTAATAAGATAGAAGATAGAAAGACTCTCCTTGAATAAATAGAACTGAAGAACAGTACACAACGAATAACGAATAGATACAGTGAATAGATCATATACACTATTAAATAACTATTACATAATCAATACacaacatcaacatcatcaataacattatgaacaataacaacaacactCAAGATCACTCTGATAACTCCCAGGTAAATGAACAAATAGACCCCCGTGTCTCTAGTGCTAAATCAGTACATGGTGCGAATTCCTTGGTTACCTCTGAAGTTAATCAGTCTGAGCGTTCAACTAACTTAACTTCCAATTCTGATCCCTCTTCCAATATTCAAATGGATAATTCCACGGAAGATGAATCTGAAGACAATGAAGATACTCAAGATTCCCTTCAATCTGGAATATTACCTGGTTTAATTACTCCATTCAATGCAATGTACCATTTAAACGATGTTACTATGCTATGTATCGATACTGCTCAATTTCAAGCATTATGTTCTGCTTTTCCTGAATATACCCCTACGGTGCTCGTGGTACAGAAATTGTTAATATGGCAATGAAATTCCATAATCCAACGTCTAATGACAATTCTACTTCTGGGATTCAAGAAACTGACAATTCTCAAAATGAAGCTAACTCAACTGCTCCAACCACTAGAATCAAGAAACCGTGGGAAATAAATGCTATGAAATGGCCTGCTCCAAATCATCGTATTGAGGCTGCCCTTCATTGGACTGACATCAATACAACCAACTACAAACGTTACAAGGATTTAGACTTTACCTATTTTTCGAAGGTTAACTATATCAATGCTATGGTTGAAGCCAACGCTACATATATTGAACGTTGGATTTCTGATAGACCATATACTTTGGGACCTAAGTTTCCAACTTGGTATTACAGTTTCTACGAAGAAATGCGCGAACTTGGTCTTACCTACATGTTAGATCATAACGCTAAAGATGAAATCGTTACCTCCGAAGGTCGTGAGCAATTCTTTAACG encodes:
- the NDAI0J03070 gene encoding uncharacterized protein, with amino-acid sequence MAMKFHNPTSNDNSTSGIQETDNSQNEANSTAPTTRIKKPWEINAMKWPAPNHRIEAALHWTDINTTNYKRYKDLDFTYFSKVNYINAMVEANATYIERWISDRPYTLGPKFPTWYYSFYEEMRELGLTYMLDHNAKDEIVTSEGREQFFNAEDKFIRDNILVKIFPKKRPMTNQSSYEYWQDLKRTYVPANCSRIATSTFNNFKLTKTTQGMDIRSWITETNALREISIKTQVYQ